TGAAATAGGGAATGCTTTCGAAAATCGGAAGGTTTCGGTTTTCACGTTCCTGGGCCAGCAACAGTAGGGGTAGAAAAAATGCAATCAGAAATGCGCGCATAGCTTGGAGCTTATCACAAATTTAAATTTCTCAATTGCTTGTTTTAGGCCCTAATTCAAATTATTTTTACGCAATAGCTAACAATTCCCAGTGCAGCAAGCAAAAGTTTCTTTTCTGACCGTAAACTACAAGCAATCAGCAGTTACGCTCGATTTAGTGAGCTCTTTAGAAAAGATGACTTATTCGAATTGGGAATGTATTGTGGTAGATAATGCGAGCGAGTCTCAAGAATTAGAGCAAGCTTTATCCGAAAAGCCACAATTTAAATGCCTTAGATCGACAGAAAATCTAGGTTTTGCCGGTGGTAATAATTTAGGCCTCCCTCTTTGCGATGGGGACTATATATTCCTGATTAATAATGATACCGAGGTTCCGGAAAATTTCTTGGAGCCCATTCTAGAATTCGCTTCAGGCCTGGATAATTTGGGAGCACTTAGCCCGATGATTCGCTACTTTGATGAACCACAGAAAATCCAATTTGCTGGTTGCACGGAGATGAATAAAATCACCCTTCGTAATTCAGGAATAGGGGATGGTGAATTGGATGAAGGACAGTATACCAAAGCTTATCCCGTACCTTTTTGCCATGGGGCCGCTATGATGGTACCGCGAGCAGTGATCGATAAAGTAGGGGAGATGCGCGATGATTATTTTCTCTACTATGAGGAGCTGGATTGGTGCGAAAGAATTAGGCAAGCGGGCTACGAAAATTGGTATTGCGGCTACTCATTTCTCTGGCATAAAGAGTCGGTATCTACCGGAAGAAACAGCCCCCTGAAAACCTATTACCTCACCCGAAACCGACTCTTATTTGCGCGTCGGAATTATGCTGCCTTCACCCAGCTGTTAAATTACCTCTACTTTGGATTGGTGGCCCTTCCAAAAAATTTAATCAGCTTTGGATTGAGAAAGGAATTTGAACAAGCCCGTGCCTTTTGGCGAGGCTATGTATATAATTTAACCCACAAAGCAAGCGATAGTGCGGATAGGTATTGAAGCCCAAAGGATCTTTCGAGAAAAGAAACACGGAATGGATTTCGTGGTGCTGGAATTGATCCGGGAACTGCAACATATTGACCAGGAAAACGAGTACTTCATTTTTGTGAATGAGGGGCCCGACAACCAGGTTATTCAGGAAAGTTCCAATTTTAAGATTATTGAATTTGGAGGATCCTATCCCATTTGGGAGCAAATTAAGCTTCCGCGGATGGCCAAGAAGTACCAGCTGGATATTTTGCACTGCACCTCCAATACCGCACCGGTATTTTGTCCGGTACCCCTGGTGGTAACCATCCATGATATCATTTATATGGAGGTGAAAAATGTGATGGGCAAGGGTTATACCCCCTATCAACTTTTTGGGAACCTCTATCGGAAGGCGGTGGTGAGCCGACTCGTAAACCGAGCGCGGAAGATTATTACCGTTTCCAATTATGAACGCCAAACCATCCATAATTACTTTAAAGATTTACCTACCGAAAATCTAATTGCGGTGTACAATGGTGTGAGCAAACACTTCAAGCCGGTAGAAGATGAAAAGGAATTGGAGCGCATCACCCAGAAATATCAATTGCCAGATAATTATGTGCTCTTTTTAGGGAATACCGACCCCAAAAAGAACACCGCCAATACCCTAGTGGCTTTCGCTGAATATTGTCATCGCTATGGTCATGACTATAAACTGATGGTTGGCGACTTAGACCGAGAGGTAATCCGCAAACATCTGCAGGAAGCAGGCTTGGAAGCCGAATTGGATCAGATTCAAAACACAGGCTATATACCCAATGCAGAGATGCCCGCCTTAATTAGCAAGGCCAAAGTGTTTCTCTATCCCAGCTTACGCGAAAGTTTTGGAATTCCGCTTTTGGAAGCCATGGCTTGTGCAACTCCGGTATTAAGTGGTCAAACCTCCAGCTTACCAGAAGTCGCAGCAGATGCGGCCTTATTAGTGGATGTTACTAAGCCCGAAAATATTACCGAAGGACTGCATCAATTGATCAGCGATTCGACCCTAAGTCAAAGTCTGGTAGAAAAGGGCTTGCAACGCAGTAAATCTTTCAGTTGGGAGAATACTGCGCGTGAGACCTTAAGAGTATACACCCAACTAATGGACGCGCATGCCTAATTTCATTCCATCAAAAGCCGTTCAGAAACTGGTTCAATATCTATCCTTGGATATTGATAGTATCCGTCCGGATGATTGGATAAAACGTCGAGCTGAATTAGCACGTTTTCAAGCCGAAAAGCCTGATTACAGCATTGTAATGATTGCGCGAAATGAGGAGCGTTACCTCTTTGCTTCTTTGGCTAGTATTGGGGAGCAAAAAACCGATAAGTCGGTAGAGCTCATTCTAGTGAATAACGGTTCTAGTGATCGTACTAAAGAAATAGCCGAGCGCTTGGGAGTTAAAGTGATGGACGAAATGCAAGCTGGTTGGGCAGAGGCGCGTCAGGCTGGATTG
The Croceimicrobium hydrocarbonivorans genome window above contains:
- a CDS encoding glycosyltransferase family 4 protein, with translation MRIGIEAQRIFREKKHGMDFVVLELIRELQHIDQENEYFIFVNEGPDNQVIQESSNFKIIEFGGSYPIWEQIKLPRMAKKYQLDILHCTSNTAPVFCPVPLVVTIHDIIYMEVKNVMGKGYTPYQLFGNLYRKAVVSRLVNRARKIITVSNYERQTIHNYFKDLPTENLIAVYNGVSKHFKPVEDEKELERITQKYQLPDNYVLFLGNTDPKKNTANTLVAFAEYCHRYGHDYKLMVGDLDREVIRKHLQEAGLEAELDQIQNTGYIPNAEMPALISKAKVFLYPSLRESFGIPLLEAMACATPVLSGQTSSLPEVAADAALLVDVTKPENITEGLHQLISDSTLSQSLVEKGLQRSKSFSWENTARETLRVYTQLMDAHA
- a CDS encoding glycosyltransferase family 2 protein; its protein translation is MQQAKVSFLTVNYKQSAVTLDLVSSLEKMTYSNWECIVVDNASESQELEQALSEKPQFKCLRSTENLGFAGGNNLGLPLCDGDYIFLINNDTEVPENFLEPILEFASGLDNLGALSPMIRYFDEPQKIQFAGCTEMNKITLRNSGIGDGELDEGQYTKAYPVPFCHGAAMMVPRAVIDKVGEMRDDYFLYYEELDWCERIRQAGYENWYCGYSFLWHKESVSTGRNSPLKTYYLTRNRLLFARRNYAAFTQLLNYLYFGLVALPKNLISFGLRKEFEQARAFWRGYVYNLTHKASDSADRY